A genomic segment from Deltaproteobacteria bacterium encodes:
- a CDS encoding rubrerythrin family protein: MTMNEMTAANLRSAFGGESQAHMRYLVWGKRAEEEGFPNVARLFRAISYAEEVHASNHFHELADVKGDFLVASMAGFGLTSTSENLQGAIDGENFEIEQMYPAYLAVARDQNERNAIRSFHYALEAEKIHSAMFSEAKQAVDSGKDMDLDDVQICSVCGHTRQGDAPDRCPVCGQPREAFVAFTK, translated from the coding sequence ATGACAATGAATGAGATGACAGCGGCGAACCTACGCTCTGCCTTTGGAGGAGAAAGTCAGGCTCACATGCGCTACCTGGTGTGGGGCAAGAGAGCAGAAGAAGAAGGTTTTCCCAATGTGGCCCGCCTCTTCAGGGCAATTTCCTATGCGGAAGAAGTGCACGCCAGCAATCATTTCCATGAACTTGCTGATGTGAAAGGTGATTTTCTTGTTGCTTCCATGGCTGGTTTTGGTCTTACCTCCACCTCGGAGAACCTCCAGGGTGCAATTGACGGCGAGAACTTCGAGATAGAGCAGATGTATCCGGCCTACCTGGCGGTGGCCAGAGATCAGAATGAACGGAATGCTATTCGCTCTTTCCACTATGCCCTCGAGGCCGAGAAAATACACTCTGCCATGTTCAGCGAGGCTAAACAGGCCGTAGACAGCGGCAAGGACATGGACCTCGACGATGTGCAGATCTGCAGCGTCTGCGGCCACACCAGGCAGGGAGACGCCCCGGATCGCTGCCCTGTGTGCGGCCAGCCGCGCGAAGCATTCGTGGCTTTCACGAAGTAG
- a CDS encoding TerB family tellurite resistance protein, with translation MLALIKKALESKKSAKRQPVADAYTANVQLATAALFIEMATIDGTFSQTEKSTIVDILSQHYSLSPAEVDSLLQQAKTQADKSTDLWHFTSNINKNYSRAERKNIVELLWRIVYSDGRLNKYEDYLIHKLANLLRLDHKELIDAKMKVLSEQKQSSS, from the coding sequence ATGCTTGCTCTGATCAAGAAAGCCCTGGAATCCAAGAAATCGGCAAAGCGTCAGCCTGTGGCCGATGCTTACACTGCAAATGTCCAGCTTGCCACTGCAGCTCTATTCATAGAAATGGCAACCATTGACGGCACCTTCAGTCAAACTGAAAAAAGTACCATAGTCGATATACTGAGCCAGCACTACAGCCTATCTCCAGCAGAAGTGGACTCCCTGCTGCAGCAAGCAAAGACCCAGGCAGACAAGAGTACGGATCTCTGGCACTTCACCAGCAATATCAACAAGAATTATTCCAGGGCAGAAAGAAAGAACATCGTAGAGCTGCTCTGGAGAATAGTCTATTCCGATGGCAGACTGAACAAGTACGAAGACTACCTGATCCACAAACTGGCGAATCTTCTTCGCCTGGACCACAAAGAACTCATTGACGCCAAGATGAAGGTGCTCTCCGAGCAGAAACAATCCAGCAGCTGA
- a CDS encoding FprA family A-type flavoprotein: MRPRKIKDKIYWMGSVDWDRRLFDTLIPLPDGTSYNAYLIEGSEKTALLDTVDPPMAHELLSQLEGIPKLDYIISQHAEQDHSGTIPQVLKKFPDAKLITSSKAKGMLMDLLQVPEKAFITVEDGETISLGDKTLKFIYTPWVHWPETMSTYLEEDKILFSCDFFGSHIATTDLFVTDEGRVLEAAKRYFAEIMMPFRSTIQKNLEKLASYEIEMIAPSHGQIYPRASLIIDAYKDWVVGALRNKVVLPYVTMHESTRQMVDYLVSALVEKGVGVEQFNLVATDIGKLAMALIDAATIVVGTPTILAGPHPYAAYAAFLANALRPKTKFLSIIGSYGWGGKTVEVLAGMIPNLKVEVIEPVLSKGLPSETDFKALENLAETIATKHKEQGFK; this comes from the coding sequence ATGAGACCAAGGAAAATCAAAGACAAAATTTACTGGATGGGTTCTGTAGATTGGGACAGGCGTCTCTTTGACACCCTTATCCCGCTTCCGGACGGGACAAGCTATAACGCGTATCTCATCGAAGGGAGCGAGAAGACTGCCTTGCTGGACACTGTTGATCCACCCATGGCCCATGAATTGCTTTCCCAACTTGAAGGTATTCCAAAGCTTGATTATATCATCTCCCAACACGCAGAACAGGATCATTCCGGGACAATTCCGCAGGTACTTAAAAAATTTCCTGATGCGAAGCTTATAACAAGCTCCAAGGCAAAAGGGATGCTCATGGATCTTCTGCAGGTACCTGAAAAAGCTTTCATAACTGTAGAAGATGGTGAAACTATCTCCCTTGGCGACAAGACCCTGAAGTTTATCTATACCCCATGGGTCCATTGGCCCGAGACCATGTCGACTTACCTCGAAGAAGACAAAATTCTTTTCAGTTGTGATTTTTTTGGTTCCCATATCGCGACAACCGATCTATTCGTCACTGATGAAGGGCGTGTGTTAGAAGCGGCGAAACGCTATTTTGCCGAGATCATGATGCCCTTTCGAAGCACGATCCAGAAGAACCTTGAGAAACTGGCATCCTACGAGATAGAGATGATAGCCCCCAGCCATGGACAGATATATCCCCGGGCTTCCCTCATTATTGATGCTTATAAGGACTGGGTCGTCGGAGCACTCCGAAACAAAGTAGTCCTCCCATATGTAACCATGCATGAAAGTACAAGGCAGATGGTCGATTATCTTGTATCTGCTCTTGTGGAGAAAGGTGTCGGAGTCGAACAGTTCAATCTTGTTGCTACGGATATAGGAAAACTTGCCATGGCCCTGATTGATGCGGCTACAATCGTAGTTGGAACTCCAACAATCCTGGCTGGACCTCATCCTTACGCCGCGTATGCCGCGTTCCTGGCAAACGCCCTGCGTCCTAAAACAAAATTTCTTTCCATTATCGGTTCCTACGGGTGGGGTGGTAAGACTGTAGAAGTCTTGGCAGGAATGATTCCTAATCTTAAAGTAGAAGTTATCGAACCTGTTCTTTCCAAAGGGTTACCGTCAGAGACTGATTTTAAAGCTCTTGAGAATTTGGCTGAGACTATCGCGACTAAACACAAAGAACAGGGATTCAAATAG